GGACATCACAGATGGGAGCATATGCCCAAATTGTCTTGGACGCAAATTCTCAGATATTCTACCGGGACCAGGTAATGTTAAAAGGGCTGAAAGCCTGATTGAAACCTTCAAATTAAAAAAATCAACTGTTGAATGCAAAATCTGTAAAGGAATATTAGAAGACCTTGAAAAAACAGCAGACTATGTCGAAGAGAAAATAAAAAAATTAAACCTTGAATTTTCAACCATACTAGTAGGAAGCAGACTACCAGAAAACCTATTAAGTGCTGATGAAAAGATAAACGAAATATTAAACATAGAAGTTGAAAGCATAAAAAAAGAAATTAACAGAGAACTCGGGAAAATCCTAAAAAAAAGATTTAATTGTGGAGTAGACTTCGAAAACCCTGATATTGTTGTTAAGGTTGACTTCAGAAAATCGAAGCCACGAGTATGGATACAGATAAACCCATTATTTATAGAAGGCAGATACAGAAAACTCGTAAGAGGCATACCCCAGACCAAATGGCCTTGCAGAGAATGTAAAGGTCGCGGATGTCCAAGGTGCAATTTCACAGGTAAAATGTACCCCACCTCAGTTGAAGAATTAGTCGCAGAGCCCGCGCTCAAAGCAACCCAAGGTTCAAGGTCAAAATTCCACGGGGCTGGAAGAGAAGATGTTGATGTGAGAATGCTTGGGAGAGGAAGGCCCTTCGTACTCGAAATTAAAGAACCGAAGATAAGAAAAATAAACTTAAAAAAGATTTCTGATGAAATCAATAAATCCGCTAAAGGCAAGATCCAGGTTCTAGATTTGAAATTCTCCAACCGCAACCGTAAAGTAGAAATCAAAACTTCATCTTCTTATAAGATTTACAAGGCAAAGGTAAAATTAAAGGATAAAATCGAACCATCAGCCTTGGAAAAACTGAAATCTCTAAATTTGATTAAACAAAGAACCCCAAAGAGGGTCGCCCACAGAAGAGCAGACAAGATACGGAAAAGAAGAGTAATCGATATTAGATGGAATATAATCGACTCTAGAACCTTTGAGGTTATATTAAAGACTGAAGGGGGGCTTTACATAAAAGAGCTTATTTCAGGTGATGATGGAAGGACAAAACCCAGTGTAAGTGAAATACTTAACACTTCCGCAGAATGCATCGAACTTGACGTCCTAGAAGTTGGATGATATCCCCCATGTTAGGCTATAGGCACACTATTCCATTTTTATCCAAGAACACCAACATTTGCGGCAAATTTCACAATCCAAAACTAACCACTTTTTATGGTGTTAAAAAGGGCGAAAATAACCAGTAAGTAAGCTATACTTCGGATTATTATAAGGACCAGTGTATTGCTAGGGTATCCTGTCAACTGGGCCAAATGAGACACCCCGAAAAGTCCAAAGGATAAGCCAATATAAAATAGGAGGGGATTTTCAAATTTTCGGAACCCCCAATACCCCATTACTAAAATTATCATACAAAATATGAAATTAATGGTAAGTATTGGTTCTAAAACGATCGGCACATTCATTCACCTCATATATTATCTTGTATCTTATACCTATAATAGCTAATAGTAAAATTAAATAAAAAGAATATGTAAGTCCCTAAGAGAATCTCCCCACGAATACTTGAAAGTGGAGAGTGCCCTCTTCCAAAAGATTTAAAGCATTCCATGCCTAAAGTGAAGTCGCTGTACGGTAATATGAGCATCAAATGACCGGAAGAGCAGAGAAACCTCATATCCATGAAGAAAATCATATTAATCCTTGGAGGAAATTTATGGGACAGATCCCCCCCAGTGAGTAGTGGTGATTTGTCCTAATAGAAGTGGGGGGATCATCTCTAAAATGATAATTCAAATTTTGATGTGGAGGCATTTATGGACTTCCATAATAGTTAGTTACTTAAGTTGTCAACCCTGAGGGGGAAAATATTTAGGTGAGAAGATAAATAAATCACTGTGTTGTGTGATCATCTAATTTTTTTAAGATCATGGAGGTTTACAATATGAAAAGATCAAAGGGTTTCAGGAGTAAAACAAGACATAAACTTCAAAGGACTAAAAGAGTTGGGAGGACAAATCCTATAACAAGGAAAATCCAAAGTTTCGAAGTGAATGATCTTGTACATATAATAATAGACCCTAGCATCCACAGGGGACAGCCACATCCACGATTCCATGGCAAAACAGGGCGAATAGTTGATAAAATGGGAAAGTCATATGTTGTCACGATAAAAGACGGTAAAAAGGATAAAAAACTCATCGTAAGACCAGAACATCTCCAATTGCAAGAGTGATCTATGATGATAGGTAAAAAAGTCGTTGAAACAGAACCGGTGCCCATGGCAGAAGTCAAAGTAATTTTAGAAAAATTCGCAGATAAATATGAATTCACATATGAACAGAACCTTGCACTTGAACATGTGAAAAAATTCTCTAAGATAGACTATGAGAACGCGCAAAAATTGATAGAAGAACTCACAGAACTTCCTAATATAAAAAAGAAACATGCAGTTCGACTTGCAGATCTCATGCCCGAGGATATTGCGGATATCCGTCTAATATTCGCCAAAGAAAGGATACCTATAAAAAATAAAGATTTTGAGAATATCTTGAAAATAATAGAAAAATATAGATAATACATAATTTTTTGAGTTGGGTCTTATGGAAGAGTATGCCATCATCCTAGACTATCTCCCATTAGGGTATGTGAGCGAAGGCCTAGGCGGTTTCAAAAGAAAGCCGGTAGCCCAGGCCATCGGCAAAGACGAGTTCACACTCTTAGAATTAACACCAAAACCTGGTGTGGACCTTGAAATACACGAGGAAGTTTATATAGGGAAGGGTAAAAGGGATAAGATAGCTAGGATAAACAGGCGACTCCGCCACAACGAATTAACAGCCACGGCAAGAGTTGAATTACCCTATGTCATAGAGGAAATTATAAAATCAAATGAGGAAAAGTTCGTCAAATTCTTTAATGAAGCAGGACCCATAAGCACAAGACTCCACCAATTAGAACTATTACCAGGGATCGGTAAAAAGCACATGTGGGACATCCTCAAGGCGCGTGAAGAAAAAAAATTCGAGAGCTTCGAGGATATTAAAAAAAGAGTCCCTATGTTAGCAGATCCCGTTAAAATACTCGTTAAAAGGGTTCTCATGGAACTAGATGTTGATAAGGCAAAAAGAGGTAAAAGAAAATACGTACTTTTCACAAGACCGCCCAGAAGAAGGGTGGAGCCAAGAAAATAATGAAAGTTAATCTAGCAACTGAAACTAAAAATATACTGAAAAAATATGGTCTCCATTTAAATAAAAGATTAGGTCAACATTACCTTATCGATGATTCCAAAAGGCAGAAAATATTATCCTATGCCGATTTAAAGGATGACGATGTCATATTAGAGATCGGCCCTGGAATCGGAACCCTCACAATCCCCATAGCTTCAAGAGTAGAGAAGGTCATAGCCATCGAAAAGGATAAAAAAGTCGCCACCATCCTAAAAGAGAGATTAAAAGATTATAATAATGTTGAACTAATCATAGGGGACGCCTTGAAAATTGATTTTCCATACTTCAACAAGATAGTGTCCAACCTACCCTACAAGATATCATCACCTATAACATTTAAATTACTTGAATATGATTTTAAATTTGGCATTTTAATGTACCAACGAGAGTTTGCAGAGAGAATGATAGCCAAACCAGGGACCAGAGATTATTCACGCCTTTCAGTAGCCTTATATTTCATGGCCAATATTGAGATCTTAGATTACATTCCAAGAAGCGCCTTCCTACCCCCGCCAAAGGTTGATTCTACCCTTATCAGATTAACTCCTAGGGAGAAGATTAATGGAACATTTGAGAGGACTTGCAGAGCCCTCTTCCAACATAAAAAGAAAAAAGCCAGGAACGCCCTTATCGAATCATTCCATGAAATTAGTAAAGAGGCAGATCCAAGGGAAATAGTAGATCTTATAGATCCTGGATTGTTGGAAAAGCGAGTTTTCACTTTAACCCCCGAGGAGATACTTAAAATTTCAAATGAACTTAAAAAAATAATACAATGCCACTAAATTGGAGTAAAATTTAAATATCATGTAAACTATTTTTTACATCATGATAATTGCAAGACCCGAATGGTTTGGAACAAGAAAATATGGTGGATGGGGCATCAGTATCAAAACATGGCAAGGTGCAGTTTACATTGCAGGAGTCGTCAGTTTCCTTGTTCTCATCCAATTAACGCCTCTAAACACAGAACAAAGAGCAATCATAACAGGAGCATGGCTAATTTTCGTATTCATAGACCTTTTCGATGTAATGTGGAAAGTTAAAAAGGATGAAAGAGAATACTTGCATGAAGCAATAGCAGAAAGAAATGCAGCATGGGCCATGATGACAATACTCGTCATTGGCATACTCACAGAACTCCTATATAATGCAATGCAAAAAAAGATATACGTCGATCCATTCATGATAACAGCCCTCATAATAGGAGCGATCGTTAAATCCATCACCTACTACAAATTAGAAAAAGAAGCTTAAACAATATGAAGAACAATATACGTGTTCTAAGAGAAAATTTGGGCCTTACACAAGAAGAACTTGCAGAAAAGGTCCAAGTGACAAGACAGACCATCATAGCACTCGAAAAGGGCAGATACAACCCATCATTGGAATTAGCATACCGGATAACAAAGGCTCTTAAAAAAGAACACATAGAAGATGTTTTCATTTTCGAGGATCAGTCATGATAAAATACAAGAATTTCAAAATCCAAGTATGTGAAAACGTCTATGCTCCAGCGGAGGATACATTCTTACTCGCAGATAACCTTAAGGTAAAAGAGGGTGATGAAGTCCTTGAAATAGGGACAGGAACCGGTTTAGTGGCTATAGTCGCCGCCGAAAAGGGTAATGTAACAGCCACAGACATAAACCCCTATGCCATCGAATGTGCAGTGAAAAACGCCAAAATAAACAATGCAAACATAAGAATATTACAAGGAGATCTTTTTGAACCTGTTAAAGGCGAAAAGTTTGATATTATATTATTTAACACACCATATCTTCCAAGTTCAAATGAGGATCTTACAGGTGAAATCATTGACAAAGCTTGGGACGGGGGAGAAGATGGTAGAACCATAATAGACCGCTTCCTCAAAAATGTTAAAAATCACCTAAAAAAGGGTGGTAGAATCCAAATAGTCCAATCATCACTTTCAAACATAGAAAAGACAATAGAAAAATTAAGGAACATGGGATTTCATGCTGAAATAACAGCCTCTGAAAGATTCTTCTATGAGGAGATAGTAGTCATAACAGGTGAATTACCATGACAATATCCCATCAAATACTAGGGTAGCCTCACCCTCCATATAAGCGCCTATTCTATTGTCCATTTTATAAGTTTGGATTTTAAGTTCACCACCAGGAAGATGAACAAGTACCTCCTTATCCAATTTTCCAATCCTATTACCTGCAATAACCGTGGCCGTGGCCCCAGTCCCACAAGCTAGTGTGGGTCCAACACCACGCTCCCATGTAACCATCTTAACCTCTGATGGGTTTAAGATCTCAACGAAATGTACATTAATTCTCTCTGGAAAAACAGGATGATTCTCTATGAGAGGTCCGAGTCCTTCCAAATCCACAGATTTTAAATCATCCACGAATATGATAGCATGTGGATTACCTACATTAACTGCTGTAAGCTTTATATCTTGGCCATCAACCTCAAGATGCTCTTCTATGAATTCATCCTTGACAGTTTTCATCGGTATTTCAGCAGTTTTAAAGGTTGCAAATCCCATATCTACACGTGCAGAAGTCACAGACCCCCTATCAATGTTTAAATCTACGATTTTGAGGCCTGCGAGGGTTTCTACTTTTAGTTTCTCTTTTCTTATGATGGCGTTCTCATATACGAACTTGGCAAAACATCTTATACCATTACCGCACATTTCTGCTTCGCTTCCATCACCATTGAATACTCTGAACCTTATATCCCCCTCTCCTTTTGGAGGTTCTATGAATATGACACCATCTGCACCGATGGAGAATCTCCGCTGACAAACTTCGGATACAAAATCTGGTTTTTCATCTTCGCTTATACATTCTGCTCTACTCTCATCCACAATTATATAATCATTGCCTAGGGCGTGCATTTTAGAAAATAATATCATCCTTGGCATGATCTCCCACCCTGTTATTCTATTTTAGGAGTCTTGGTGGTATCACTTGTTTGCTTATAAGATCTGAAAAGTCTTCCCTCTCCCTTATGATCTCGGCTTCACCATCTTTTACAAGGATTTCAGCTGGTCTGGGCCTTGAATTATATTGTGATGACATGGAAAATGCATATGCACCAGCATCTAATATGGCTAATATGTCCCCTTCTCTGAGTTCTGGAAGTTTTCTATCCCTTGCAAAAAGGTCGCCCGATTCGCATAGATTTCCTGCTATATCAATCTTCTCTACCGGCTTTTCATTGGCTCTATTTGCCACGATTATATGGTGGTATGAACCATACATCACAGGCCTCACCAAGGTGTTGAACCCGGCATCAACACCAGCAAACTTCCTATAACTCTCTTTTATAGTGTTAACTCTCGTTAGGAGGCAAGCGGCATCACCCACTATGTATCTTCCAGGTTCAAGGTACATTGCAGGTTCTCCAAGAGAATGTTCGTCTAATTTTTCCATGAAGAGACTTGTTATCTTCTCGGCAAATTCTTTGATATCTAATGGTTTTTCACTTGGATGGTATGGTATTCCAAGACCTCCACCGAAATCTATAAATTTGAAGTCTATCTTTGTGGCCTTTGATACTTTGCCTGCTATGTCCATGAGTTTTTCAACGGCTAACATGAATGGTTCTGGGTCGAGTATCCCTGAGCCTATATGTGCATGGATCCCTATTGGTTGGAAACCGAGTTCTTGGGCTAACTTGTAAACTTTAATGGCCTCGTCTTCTCTTATACCAAATTTACTAAGTTCTCCGCCGGTTATGCAGTGTTCGTGGTGTCCCGCGCCTACCATGGGGTTTATCCTAAATGATATCTTAACATTCTCTGGATCTGTTATCTTTGAAAGTCTTAGAAGCTGCGATTTTGAGTCAATGTTTATCATAACCCCTGATTCGGTTGCGAAGAGTATTTCATCGTCTCTGAGATTATTACCTGTGTATAGGATCTTTTCTGGTTTGAAGCCTGAGAGTAGGGCCATGTATATTTCTCCTGGGGAGACGGCGTCGATTCCGCTACCCTCATCTTCAAGTATCCTTAAAACTGTAAGATTTGTATTTGCTTTACAAGCATATAATATTTGGAAGTTGGGATAGTATCTTGTGAAGGCTTTGTGGAGTCTCTGGTAATTTTCTCTTATCCGTTTTTCATCTATGACATAAAGTGGTGTGTCATAATCTTCAGCAAGTTTAACTGTATCTGCTCCACCAATTAACAAATGTCCTTTATCATTAACTTCAACATTTAACATGGAGGATCACCTACATAATTTTTTGAGGTTTGGAGAAGATGAAACCATTCATACCGGTTGTAAGGGCACTTATACTAGAAGATGATAGGATACTATTACTTAAAAGGTCGGCTAGTTCCAGGACAAACCCCGGGTTATGGGAACTTCCTGGGGGTAAATTGTTAAATGGTGAGACACTTGACGAGGCACTGAAGAGGGAGGTTTATGAGGAGACAGGCCTTATAGTATCCCCCATTAGGGTTATCGGTGCGTTTCAGCAAGATTTCCCATTCAAGGTGTCTGTGAATATTATCTTCCATGTTAAGGTTGAGGATGGTATTCTAAGTTTAAGTGATGAACATGAAGCATATAAATGTGTCAGGATATGGGAAATTGGAAATCTTAAAGTTTCTCCTTGGCTCAGTGACTTCAAAGAATCCTTAGATGGAAGCAAAAATATTATCTAGGACCTCAATAACCTTGTCTATTTCATCTTTTTTTATGACTAATGGTGGTACAAGTCTTATAACTTTATCAGCTGTACAATTTATGAGCACTCCCATCTTTCTCGCTTCATCAACTATTTTATCACATTTAATCCCAAGTTCAACACCTAACATTAAACCATAGCCTCTAACATCCTCTATGATATCATATTTGCCCATTAAATCTTCTAACCGCCCTTTAAAGTATTCACCCAATTTCTTAGCATTCTCTGCTAGATTCTCACCTACTATAACTTCTATGGCTGCTATGGCAGCCGCACAACCCAAAGGGTTCCCCCCGAATGTTGATCCGTGATCTCCTGGTTCGAATGCTGATGCTACATCTTCATTTGCTAATACAGCACCTATAGGGTAGCCTCCACCCATAGCCTTAGCTACCGTTGTTATATCAGGTTGCACGCCGAAAAGTTCTGATGCAAACAAGGCCCCTGTCCTTCCAAAGCCGGTTTGAACCTCGTCAAGGATGAATAGGATATCATTTTCTCGTGCAAGCGCCTGAACATCCTCTAAGTAGCCTTCTGGTGGGACTACAACTCCTCCTTCGCCTTGTATAGGCTCTAGTAGTATGGCTGCGGTATCATCTGTTATTGCTTCTGCCATGGCTTGGATGTCACCATAGGGTACATGTTTGAAACCTGGGGGTAGTGGTTTAAATGGTTCCTTGTATTTGTCTTGTCCTGTTGCTGTTACAGTTGCAAGTGTTCTCCCGTGGAACGAATTCTCAGCGGCTATTATCTCGCCTTTACCCGTATATTTCCTTGCAAGTTTTATAGCGCCTTCATTGGCTTCCGCCCCGCTATTTGCAAAGAATACTCTGTCATGGGGTGAAATGGAGGTGAGTAATCTCGCCAATTCTACCTGTTCTTTGTTGTAGTATATGTTTGAGCAGTGTATGAGTTTCTGTGCTTGGTGACAGATGGCAACTGCAACCTTTGGGTGTGCATGTCCTATACTGTTCACTGCAACACCTGCAAAACAGTCAATGTACTCTTTACCGTCTATGTCCCAGACACGAGCTCCTTTACCATGTGAGAGGACGATAGGCTGGCGAGAATATGTTTGCATGATATACTTTTTTTCAAGTTCAATTATTTCATCAGTATCCATAATATCACCAATAACATCATCTATGGGGTTTTTTTATCAAGGGATTATCTTTTTGAAATAATCATAGAGTGGATGTTTCTCGTTGATGGTATCCAAGAGAATCCCTCGAATCTTATAAGAAGGATAGGATCCTTCAGCTGTCTTGATAATATAACCTTTTTTTACATCTTCCACTTTAAGAATCTTGTCATTTATTATTACATTTTCACCCTTTTTAAATCCTGAGGATTTTTCTCTAACTACTATAAATCCATTAAGTTCAGGTTTCTTCATGATAAAGATTTTAGCTTCAAATCCCCTCTCATGAATCCTCTGGAGGATCCTATGGAGGAATTCCTCACCCCTTTCTTTTAGTATATAAGATTTTATAGTATCATCGAGGGCTTCTTTCATCCTAATCCATGCATCAGCCTCTCTGCACCCTATCCTGTCACGCGTGACGCGTTGAGGGCACCTCCAACAATATTTTTCATCCAGAGACTTGAGAAGTTTCTGATAGGATTCAACACACCTAGATTTGAACTCTTGGATAGTCTCTTTTATCATCAGACACCCCCAAAGATCCCAGACTTCCTTGCATAATCATAAAGATATAATTGCACATAACCTGCATATTCACCAAACTCCTCCCTTGCAAAATCCCTCAGATGCCTATCATCGACGCTGAAAAAATGTTCCATTATCTTTTTTATCCATACATCAACAGGGAATGCTTCAAGTTTCCTGAAACCATAAAGTAGTATGCAATCTGCAACTTTCGGCCCGATGCCTGGAAACTTCAAAAGTAGATGGAAAGCCTCATCATAATCCATAACATCCAATTTTATCCTAGTTATCCTCTTAGATGTTTTCCTGATATATTTTGCACGATATCCTACACCAGCCAAACGCAGACTATCATCATCCAAATTGGCCAGAACATCAGGGGCTGGGAAACTATAAAATGTACCCTTGGAGAATGTATATTTTTGACCCCACAATCTTTTCATGTTATCTATTGCCTTGGTCCAACGCTTTATTGAACAATTTGCCGATGTTATAGATGATATAATGCACTCAAAGATGTCTTTGGCCAGGAAGAGTCTAAGCCCCCTTGAGTAATCCACTATAGAATCAAGTGGTGGATAAGAGCTTAAAAAATCATAAAATCCCTCAATATCGAATTTAAGATCGAATATATGATTTAGCTTTTCTTTAACCTCTGATAAAGGTACTTTTTCTGGGGATTCTATTTTAACGTGGAGTTTATTATCTTCTTGTTTTATTGTTACAAGAGAAGGTTTGTTATCTATTATTAAAAGTTCACTGTAATATTTTCCATTTTTGTGCCATGGGGGTTGGGATGTCTGGCCACTGTACATTGTAGCCTCAAGATCAAATTCCCTTGCCTTGATGTTGAAGGCCTTCTGCATCCCAACCAAATCCTTTATAGTCTCACTGGTATCTTCAAATGCTTTTATGAGGTTCTTTCCCCCTTCAACCAAATCTTTTATAGTCTCACTGATATTCCCTTATCCTTTAAGTACCTTTTCACGGTAGGGATTGGATATTCGTTAAAGTGGAATATGCTCGCGGCCAATGCAGCGTCAGCTTTACCACTTGTAAAAGCCTCATACATATGTTCGGGCTCGCCGACTCCGCCTGATGCTATAACTGGGATGTCAACATTCTCGCTTACAGCCCTTGTCAAGGGAATGTCATAGCCTTTCTTGGTGCCGTCGCGATCCATGGATGTTAAGAGTATTTCACCCGCACCTCTCTCTTGGCATTCAATAGCCCATTCTATCGCATCAATTCCGGTAAATTCGCGCCCGCCATAAATGCTGCATTCATACCAACAGTAACCATCTTCAACTTCTACTATGAAGCGTTCATCAGATTCTCTAGGATTTTCAAGGTATCTTCTTTTTGCGTCGATGGCAACGACACAAGC
The sequence above is drawn from the Methanothermobacter tenebrarum genome and encodes:
- a CDS encoding 50S ribosomal protein L21e, yielding MKRSKGFRSKTRHKLQRTKRVGRTNPITRKIQSFEVNDLVHIIIDPSIHRGQPHPRFHGKTGRIVDKMGKSYVVTIKDGKKDKKLIVRPEHLQLQE
- the rsmA gene encoding 16S rRNA (adenine(1518)-N(6)/adenine(1519)-N(6))-dimethyltransferase RsmA, translated to MKVNLATETKNILKKYGLHLNKRLGQHYLIDDSKRQKILSYADLKDDDVILEIGPGIGTLTIPIASRVEKVIAIEKDKKVATILKERLKDYNNVELIIGDALKIDFPYFNKIVSNLPYKISSPITFKLLEYDFKFGILMYQREFAERMIAKPGTRDYSRLSVALYFMANIEILDYIPRSAFLPPPKVDSTLIRLTPREKINGTFERTCRALFQHKKKKARNALIESFHEISKEADPREIVDLIDPGLLEKRVFTLTPEEILKISNELKKIIQCH
- the hisF gene encoding imidazole glycerol phosphate synthase subunit HisF → MLTKRIIPCLDCDLQVPHGRVVKGVEFKQIKYAGDPVELANRYYEDGADEIVFLDITASHERRETMIHVVEATTENVFVPICVGGGIRKPEDFVKMLKAGADKCSVNTAAIKNPELINEASEIVGSQACVVAIDAKRRYLENPRESDERFIVEVEDGYCWYECSIYGGREFTGIDAIEWAIECQERGAGEILLTSMDRDGTKKGYDIPLTRAVSENVDIPVIASGGVGEPEHMYEAFTSGKADAALAASIFHFNEYPIPTVKRYLKDKGISVRL
- a CDS encoding DNA glycosylase gives rise to the protein MQKAFNIKAREFDLEATMYSGQTSQPPWHKNGKYYSELLIIDNKPSLVTIKQEDNKLHVKIESPEKVPLSEVKEKLNHIFDLKFDIEGFYDFLSSYPPLDSIVDYSRGLRLFLAKDIFECIISSITSANCSIKRWTKAIDNMKRLWGQKYTFSKGTFYSFPAPDVLANLDDDSLRLAGVGYRAKYIRKTSKRITRIKLDVMDYDEAFHLLLKFPGIGPKVADCILLYGFRKLEAFPVDVWIKKIMEHFFSVDDRHLRDFAREEFGEYAGYVQLYLYDYARKSGIFGGV
- a CDS encoding RNA polymerase Rpb4 family protein, whose translation is MIGKKVVETEPVPMAEVKVILEKFADKYEFTYEQNLALEHVKKFSKIDYENAQKLIEELTELPNIKKKHAVRLADLMPEDIADIRLIFAKERIPIKNKDFENILKIIEKYR
- a CDS encoding NUDIX domain-containing protein; the encoded protein is MKPFIPVVRALILEDDRILLLKRSASSRTNPGLWELPGGKLLNGETLDEALKREVYEETGLIVSPIRVIGAFQQDFPFKVSVNIIFHVKVEDGILSLSDEHEAYKCVRIWEIGNLKVSPWLSDFKESLDGSKNII
- a CDS encoding DUF655 domain-containing protein — protein: MEEYAIILDYLPLGYVSEGLGGFKRKPVAQAIGKDEFTLLELTPKPGVDLEIHEEVYIGKGKRDKIARINRRLRHNELTATARVELPYVIEEIIKSNEEKFVKFFNEAGPISTRLHQLELLPGIGKKHMWDILKAREEKKFESFEDIKKRVPMLADPVKILVKRVLMELDVDKAKRGKRKYVLFTRPPRRRVEPRK
- the dapF gene encoding diaminopimelate epimerase; translation: MPRMILFSKMHALGNDYIIVDESRAECISEDEKPDFVSEVCQRRFSIGADGVIFIEPPKGEGDIRFRVFNGDGSEAEMCGNGIRCFAKFVYENAIIRKEKLKVETLAGLKIVDLNIDRGSVTSARVDMGFATFKTAEIPMKTVKDEFIEEHLEVDGQDIKLTAVNVGNPHAIIFVDDLKSVDLEGLGPLIENHPVFPERINVHFVEILNPSEVKMVTWERGVGPTLACGTGATATVIAGNRIGKLDKEVLVHLPGGELKIQTYKMDNRIGAYMEGEATLVFDGILSW
- a CDS encoding tRNA pseudouridine(54/55) synthase Pus10, which gives rise to METEKRLEKLLDITDGSICPNCLGRKFSDILPGPGNVKRAESLIETFKLKKSTVECKICKGILEDLEKTADYVEEKIKKLNLEFSTILVGSRLPENLLSADEKINEILNIEVESIKKEINRELGKILKKRFNCGVDFENPDIVVKVDFRKSKPRVWIQINPLFIEGRYRKLVRGIPQTKWPCRECKGRGCPRCNFTGKMYPTSVEELVAEPALKATQGSRSKFHGAGREDVDVRMLGRGRPFVLEIKEPKIRKINLKKISDEINKSAKGKIQVLDLKFSNRNRKVEIKTSSSYKIYKAKVKLKDKIEPSALEKLKSLNLIKQRTPKRVAHRRADKIRKRRVIDIRWNIIDSRTFEVILKTEGGLYIKELISGDDGRTKPSVSEILNTSAECIELDVLEVG
- a CDS encoding HemK2/MTQ2 family protein methyltransferase, with the protein product MIKYKNFKIQVCENVYAPAEDTFLLADNLKVKEGDEVLEIGTGTGLVAIVAAEKGNVTATDINPYAIECAVKNAKINNANIRILQGDLFEPVKGEKFDIILFNTPYLPSSNEDLTGEIIDKAWDGGEDGRTIIDRFLKNVKNHLKKGGRIQIVQSSLSNIEKTIEKLRNMGFHAEITASERFFYEEIVVITGELP
- a CDS encoding helix-turn-helix transcriptional regulator, whose product is MKNNIRVLRENLGLTQEELAEKVQVTRQTIIALEKGRYNPSLELAYRITKALKKEHIEDVFIFEDQS
- the lysA gene encoding diaminopimelate decarboxylase, which gives rise to MLNVEVNDKGHLLIGGADTVKLAEDYDTPLYVIDEKRIRENYQRLHKAFTRYYPNFQILYACKANTNLTVLRILEDEGSGIDAVSPGEIYMALLSGFKPEKILYTGNNLRDDEILFATESGVMINIDSKSQLLRLSKITDPENVKISFRINPMVGAGHHEHCITGGELSKFGIREDEAIKVYKLAQELGFQPIGIHAHIGSGILDPEPFMLAVEKLMDIAGKVSKATKIDFKFIDFGGGLGIPYHPSEKPLDIKEFAEKITSLFMEKLDEHSLGEPAMYLEPGRYIVGDAACLLTRVNTIKESYRKFAGVDAGFNTLVRPVMYGSYHHIIVANRANEKPVEKIDIAGNLCESGDLFARDRKLPELREGDILAILDAGAYAFSMSSQYNSRPRPAEILVKDGEAEIIREREDFSDLISKQVIPPRLLK
- a CDS encoding acetylornithine transaminase translates to MDTDEIIELEKKYIMQTYSRQPIVLSHGKGARVWDIDGKEYIDCFAGVAVNSIGHAHPKVAVAICHQAQKLIHCSNIYYNKEQVELARLLTSISPHDRVFFANSGAEANEGAIKLARKYTGKGEIIAAENSFHGRTLATVTATGQDKYKEPFKPLPPGFKHVPYGDIQAMAEAITDDTAAILLEPIQGEGGVVVPPEGYLEDVQALARENDILFILDEVQTGFGRTGALFASELFGVQPDITTVAKAMGGGYPIGAVLANEDVASAFEPGDHGSTFGGNPLGCAAAIAAIEVIVGENLAENAKKLGEYFKGRLEDLMGKYDIIEDVRGYGLMLGVELGIKCDKIVDEARKMGVLINCTADKVIRLVPPLVIKKDEIDKVIEVLDNIFASI